CGACAAGAAGACAAAGGGGAGGATCATCAACATCGCTTCCACCTCGGGCCACTGGGGCCGAAAGGAAGCGACGGCATACACCACGGCCAAGGCCGGTGTTCTCAACCTGACCCGCTCTCTAGCCGTTCAGCTCGCGCCTCACGGCATCCGCGTCAATTCGATTTCGCCGAACCGGATCGGCTCTCCGGTCGGTCAGGACGAGGTGCCCGAGAATCGCTTCGTGCGCAATCTGGCGGGGCGCCGCGGGGTCCCTCTGGACGTCGCCCGGGCGGCGGTTTTCCTGGCCTCGGAGGAATCGGATTTCATCTACGCCGTCGACCTGCCCGTCGACGGGGGCGCGCTGGCGATTCGGGACTGACAGGCTTTCGCCGGGACTCGAATCTCTCGACCCGCGTTCGATCCGGGACGTCGTTCTCTATTCCTGCATTCTCGCGTAGCGGGTTTCGCGACTCGTCACGAACTCGAGCAGCGCAGGCCGGCCTTCGTCCGTGACCCGGCGCCCCAGCCGCAGGGCCTCCGCGATTTCCCCGGGATCTTCGACGCGCCTCGCCCAGGCGCCGAGCGATTGGGCGAGATCCGCGTAGTTGCCGCCGAGGTTCATGGTGCCGAACCGCTCGTGTGAGTCCCGCATGTGAACCGTCTCCGCGGCCATGAAGTTGTTGTTGAGCACGATGGTCAGGACGGGGATGCCGCAGCGCACGGCGGTTTCGAAGTCCAGCCCCGTCATGCCGAAGGCCGCGTCGCCCATGAAGTTCACGCAGAACTTGTCAGGAGCGGCGAGCTTCGCTCCCATGATCAGGCCGAGACCGGTTCCGAGCGCGTGCGATTTCCCCCAGCCGATGTAGCTCCGGGGCGCCGGCGCGCGGTAAAAGGGGACCAGCTGGTTGCGCGGGCTGCCGGCGTCGTGGGACACGATCGCGCCGTTCGGGTCGAACAGCTTCATGAACTCCCAGATGACCCGGTAAGGATTGATCGGTCGCTCGGCGGAGGTGAGCTTCGGCATCCATTCCGCCATCCACGCTTCCCTGATCTGATGAATCTCTGCCGCAACCGCCGAGCCGTCGCGACGCTCCTTTCCCAGCCGATCGGCGACCGCCTGGGCGAGCTGGCGCAACACGGGTTTGGCATCGCCGAGAACGGGGTAGTCGGCGGCGTAGTGCTTGTTGATGTCGCGTTCATCGTTGGTTGCATGGATGATGATTTTCCCCGGGGGGATGGGAGCCGCAACGATGCTATGACGCGTCAAGCTTGCGCCGACGGCAAAGATCACATCGGCCTTCTGCAGGAAAACCTGCACCGGCCTGGGCATCACGCCGGCTCCGGTTCCGAGGGATAGCGGGTGGTGCTCGGGAAACGCGCTCTTGCCTTCGAGAGGCGTCGTTACCGGCGCCTGGAGCAGCTCCGCCAGCGTCCGGAGCTCCTCGCAAGCCTCCGCATAGAGCACTCCCTGGCCGGCGATGATCACCGGGCGTTTCGCCTCGACCAGCACCCTGGCGGCCAAGTCCACGTCCGCGGGGTCGGGTCCGCTCACGGCCCTCCTGACCGGGCGATAGGCGTCGGTATCGGCAGGAACATCTTCAACCGCGACGTCTCCGGGAATCTCGACCAGCACCGGGCCGGGACGGCCGGTTTTGAGATAGCTGAAGGCCCGGCGCATGATTTCGGGGACCTGGCGTGCCAGCGTGATCTCCTCGACCCATTTGGTCACCGGAGCGTAGGCCTGAACGGATCTGAAAAAGTGAAAAACCTGCGCGGTCGACCGCGCGTAGCCCACCGGGAGCAACAGTATGGGGACCGAGTCCGAATAGGCGGTGGCGATCCCGGAGAAGGCGTTTTCCGCCCCAGGGCCGGCCTGCATCGTGAAAACTCCGATCCGCCGGCCATTGGTCACCCGGGTGAAGCCGTCGGCGATCCCGACGCCGACGCGCTCCTGGCGACAGACGATGGGCCGGATACCGGCGCGGGCGGAGGCCTCGATCAGAGGGTTGGTGGGATAGCAGGAGAGAAACTCCACGCCCTCGTGCTTGAGGATCTCGCAGATTGCATCGACGACACGCATTTTTCTTGCCTCCCGAACGCCCGGCGCTCTGCAGGGCGTTCCCGGTTCGAGGATCGAACCTTTGCGGCCAGGAGCAGGGGGCTACGAGCCTTCCCCGTATTGTACGCGCCAGTAATAGTTGACCAGACCGACGTATTCGTGCAGAGAAGCGGCGATGTTTCGCGCCGCTCCTTCGGTCGGGAAAAAATCGAGCGGCGTGAGCGGTTGCTTGCCGAGGGAAAAATCTCCCGGCGCCGGAACGGGCTCGGGTGCCTTCGCCCTGAAAACCAGCATGCTCCGAGGCATGTGGACCGCGGACGTCACCAGCAAATAACGCTTCCAGCCGCGCTCGCGGAGCAGCTTTCCCACCGCGACGGCGCTTTCGAAAGTGTCGCGCGACTGGCCTTCCCCGATCACGTGATCTGGGGTCACGCCCCAGCGAATGAGATAATCGCGCGCGATTTGGTTTTCGTTTTTTGGCGCCGTGAAGGGATTGACATGCCCGCCGGAAACAATCACCGGCTTGGGACTGATGCGGTACAGGCGCCACGCCTCATCGAGGCGGCGGAACATCGATTCCTCCAGCGTGGGAAAAGGGATCAGCCCCTCGGCCGGGAGGATCCCGCCGGTCAGCACGACGATGGCCTGATAGGGCTCGGCGCGGCGCGGATCGAGGAGAGGGCGGTAGCGGCTTTCGAGCGGGTGACGGAGCAGGTAGCCGAAAGGGGCACTGTGCAGGAGAACAATCAAACAGAGGACCAGCCCCAGAAGCGTTCGCGCCCACCGACGCCGCCAGAGGATCAGCACCGCCAGCAGCAGCAGCAGCCAGGGGACCGGCGGCATGATCAGGCTTTTCAGAAACTGCTTGGCGACGAACATCAAAAGAGACGCCGTCGAGACGGGTTCAGGGGCCTACTCCGCATCCGGTTGCTTCTCCGGGGCCGCGGCGGCGAAGGCAGGCAGAGCCATGCAGGCCCGCTCGATTTCGAGCAGGTTCGGGTACCGCGACAGATCGCAGCCGAACCGTCGGGCGTTGCCGAGTTGCGGGATCAGGCAGATATCCGCCATCGTCGGAGCGCCGCCGAAGCAAAAGCTCCCCCGGGAAGGGACGGAAACGACCATCGTCTCGAGAGTCGACAAGCCGAGATCGATCCAATGGCGCGCCCAGGCGTTCACTTCCTCGTCGGAGTGATGGAAGCGGTCTCTGAGAAAGTTCAGGACCCGGAGATTCTGAATGGGGTGGACCTCACAGGCGATCACCAGGGCCATCGCTCGCACCAGAGCCCGATCGGCGGGATCGCGCGGCAAGAGTGGAGGCCGGGGATACCGCTCTTCCAGGTATTCGATGATCGCGAGCGACTGGATGAGAACGCGACCGCCGTCTTCCAGGGCGGGGACGAGGCCCTGAGGGTTGACGGCCCGGTACGACGGGCCCAGCTGTTCTCCGCCTCCGCGTCGAAGGTGGATCGGAATCTGATCGTATGCCAGGCCCTTGATGTTGAGCGCTATCCGAACCCGGTAGGAGGCTGAGCTTCGAAAGAACGTGTAGAGCTTCATGCGCTCTTTTCCCTCTCAACGACCCCCGCGGACGTGTCGTGAAACGATGTCCGACGCATCGCGCGTGTCATTTCCATTAGTACAGTTGAGATCACGGGGTCAAGAGCGGCAAGGCGGCACAGGTCCCGTCCCGTTTCACGCGGAGCGGTTCCATGGTAGGAGAGACGGAACAAAACCTGCAGGCGAGGTCGGGCATGGCATTGGGCAGAGTGCTGGTCGAGGAGTTCCAGACCGACGTTCTCAAGTGGCTCGCGGAGCGCGTCGAGCTGGTGATAGTGAACCCCTGGATGGAGCCGGAACGCTGGGAGCTGGAAGTCGGCCGGGTGGACGCCGTGATCAGTCGCAAAGGAAAGATCACGCGAGATCTCATGCTCGCGAGCCGGGGTCGGCTGAAGATCATCGCCCGGACGGGCGTCGGCGTCGATCCTTCCAGGGTCGACCTCGATGCCGCAAAGGAGCTGAAAATCTGGGTCACGAACATGCCGGGGAGCAACGCCGTATCCGTGGCGGAACTGGTCTTCGGCCAGATGATCGCCCTGGCGCGGCACACCGTGGAAGCGGACCGGGCGGTGCGGCAGGGCAAATGGGGGGACTACGCAAAGTTCACCGGAGTCGAGCTCGCCGGAAAAACCCTGGGGATCGTCGGCATGGGGAATATTGGCACGAGGGTCGCCCTCCGTGCCCGTGCCTTCGAGATGGGATTGCTGGTTTTCGATCCGTACATTCCGGAGTCGCATGTCACCGCTCTGGGCGGCCGGTTCGTCGGGTTGGAGGAGCTGCTCGCGGCCTCGGATTTCGTGACGTTTCATTGCCCGCTGACCGAAGAGACCAGGGGCATGGTCGGGGCCGACAGGCTGCGATTGATGAAGCCCACCGCCTATCTCCTCAACGCGGCGCGCGGCGGAATCGTCGACGAGGGGGCGCTGTGCGCCGTTCTCGCCGAGCGGGCCATCGCCGGCGCCGCGCTCGACGTGGTCGAGCACGAGCCGCTCGCACCGGACCATCCGTTCCTTCGGCTGAGCAACGTGATCCTGACGCCTCACATCGGGGCCATGACCCACGAGGCGGCGGCGCGCGGGGAGCGGGGCGCCGCGGAGGAGGTAATTCGCGTATTGCGTGGAGAGCGGCCGAAAAACCCCGTTTTCGACCTATCGGACCGGTAGGCGGCCCACTTCGACGCCGCGGTCGGGACAAAGCCGTACGACGTTGACCGTGCCCTCGTATTCAGGCGACCCCGAGTAGTGGGCGACGACCTCGCCGTTTCCGACCCGAGCCGCGCGGTTCCAGTGGCCCAAAGCCACGTAGTCGGCGCCGGTGGCGACGAGATCTTCGTGACGAATCAACCAGGAGCCGAGCAGCCGTCCCGGCTCCTCGGGTTCGTCCACGTAGTGGCCGTGAGCCGTGGCGAGGTGCCAGCGCGCGCGCCTCGGGCGGGGATCGGCCAACGGTGACATGTCCAGATAATCCATGTGCGGGCGCCCCCAGATCTCGAGATCGAGCGCTTCGAAAGTCACCGTGTTGTCCACGTTCAGCCCGAGAATCATGACGTTCGGAATCGTGGCGAGACCGGCGCGCCTGTAAACCGAGTCCGGAGTCAGCGGGTCGTGGTTGCCGGGGAGCACAATGATCGGGCGCCCATAGTCCCGCATGATATCCGCGGCCCGGTGAAGAAGGTCCGCGGGTTGGCGGTGATTGTCGAACGTGTCTCCCGCAAGCACGACGATGTCCGCGCTGACGGCTTCCCCTGCCGCGAGCACTCCTTTGAGCAATTTGAGGCTTCGCAGTCCCCGCCCCGGGTCAAAGCTGTCGTCGACCCCGAGATGGATGTCGGAGCTGTGGAGGATAACCGTGTTGGGTTCCGGCGGGGTCATCGAACGGTACGAATGAACGGGCGCGTGATACGCCGACGGTAGCAGGAAAGGCCGACGGTTTGCAAACGTCCGCCCGGCAGGCTGCTTGCAAACGGCCGTCTCGACAATTCCGGAACGGCCGCGGCACGGTCAGGAAAGAGAAAAAAAGGAAGGCGGGGAGGGCCACCTTCCTCTGAAGAGAATGGAAAGCAGGTTACTTGGTCTTGCCTTCTTCTTTCTTGGCTTCTTCTTTCTTGGCCTCGCCCTTGGCTTTGCCTTTGGCCTTGGCTTTGGCGGCTTCTTTTTTCGTTTCGCCCTTGCCTTTCTCTTCGCCTTTGGCCTCGGCCTTCTCCTTCGCCTTCTCCGCTTTCACTTCGCTGCTGGCGGCAAAAGCTCCCGAGGCGAGGAATAAAGAAGCGATCAACGCACCCAGAAAACGTTTCATCGAGAAGTCCTCCTTAGTTTGAAAATTCCTGTTCGATTCCGAAAACAACCCCGGCCAGCGTCCCGCCCTCCACTCGAAACGGCCTCCGGAAGTGATGTTTTCGAAATCTTAGACGTGCGTTCCTTCTTTTTAATTCACGTCGACGCCGCTTTATATAACAGACCACGGATATCCTCAAGGGTATTCGTGGCCCTGAAAAGGCGTGCAATCGGGTAATCTCGCCCCGACCAGACCCGTACGAGGATGCTCCGGTTCGATCGCTCCTTGAGGACCTATGGTTTACGGGCCAGATACAGTTCTTGACATTTCCGCTTCTATCACTTAAGATCGTGGCATTTCGTAAAATGAAGATCGGTTCGAAAGGATACTACGGATTGCTGGCGCTTGCAGAGCTGGCCGCGAGCTACTCGTCGCGCAGGGCCTTGCAGGTGAAAGAAATCGCAAAAAACCAAAACATTCCAACAGAATACCTGGGGCAGATCATGGTCCTTCTCAAACGGGCGGGGCTGGTGCACGGCTCCCGCGGTCCGGCCGGAGGCTATACGCTGGCGCGGCCGCCCGAGCTGATTACGATACGGGACGCGCTACGCGCGCTCGAGGGGCCTTCGCTGACGATTGATATCAGCGGCCAGAAATCCGGGCTGTCTCCAGCGTGTCAAAAAGTGGTCGAGATCTGGGCGAGAGGGCTCAGGGCTATGGAACAGGTTCTCGAGGAGTCGACCATAGCGGACCTTTGTCGGGCAAAGCCCGACGCCTACATGTTCTACATCTGATCAATGGCTGCAGAAAATTTTTTTTCTCCTTTTCCGACTAAACCAATCGGTAAAGTTTCATCACTGCGTGGAGCCATGGAGGTGAACCGTGAAGGCGACTCCAAGCTGGAAAGAAAAGCTCGCAGACCGCATTGCTCCCGAGCTCGGCCGCGAGATCGACATTTTCGAGCAGCAGATGGAGCTCCGCAGGCAGGGAAAGATCGACGAGAAGGTATTCGCCGAAACCCGCCTGCGCCGGGGCATCTACGGGCAGCGTTATGACAACGGGCAGCGTCACGACGGAATAAAGGTCCGGAAGCTCAATCTTTCGCCCGGGACGTTGAAAGGTCCCGATACCCTCTGGGACGCTCCGGGAATGATGCGCATCAAGATCCCCTTCGGGGGGCTCAACCCAGCGCAGCTCGAGACGCTGGCGGAGCTTTCAGAAGAGTACTCCGACGGGGTTGCGCACGTGACCACGCGCCAGGACTTTCAATTTCACTTCGTTCACATCGAGGACACCCCGGCCCTCATGCGCCGGCTCGCCGCGGTGGGAATAACGACACGCGAAGCCTGCGGAAACGTCGTCCGCAACGTGACCGCTTGCCCTCTGGCAGGGGTCTGCCGCGACGAGGCGTTCGACGTTACGCCTCACGCCCAGGCTTGCTCGAAGTTCCTGCTCGGTCATCCCGACACGCAGGATTTCGGCCGCAAGTTCAAGATCGCTTTCTCGGGGTGCCGGGAGCATCCATGCGGGCTCGTGACCATGCACGATGTGGGCGCCATCGCGCGTACCCGGGTGATCGACGGCACGGAAAAGCGGGGTTTCGAGCTCTATGTGGGAGGCGGATTGGGAGCGGTGCCCTACAAGGCGAAACTGTTCGACGAGTTCCTGCCGGAGGAAGAGCTGTTGCCCACCGCGCAGGCGATCTCGCGTGTCTTCGCGCGCCTCGGCGAAAAGCGCAACCGGCAGCGGGCACGGCTCAAGTTCCTGGTTGCCGGCCTCGGCATCGAAAGGTTCCGCGACCTCGTCCTCGACGAGCGCCGCAAGCTCGCGTTCGACCCGCGCTGGACGGCGCACCTCGCCCGCGAAGAGCCGGGGGAATGCCCGCTCAGGCCCGGAGCCGCCCTCGACGGAGGCGACCGGCCGCCCGGTTTCGAGGCCTGGTATGCGACCAACGTCTACCAGCAGCGACAGCCGGGATACGCCGCCGCGACGGTGACGCTCCCGCTCGGGGATATCAGCGCGGACCAGCTTCGAGGTCTCGCCGATATCGCGCGGCGTTTCGTGAAGGATACGCTGCGCACCACCGTCGAGCAGAACATCTTGTTCCGGTGGGTGAGCGAGAAAGATCTCCCGGAATTCTACCGCGCGATCCGCGCCATCGGTCTGGGGATGCCGGATGCGGGAACGATCGTGGACGTGACGGCGTGTCCCGGCACCGATACCTGCAAGCTCGGCATCGCTTCCTCCCGCGGGCTCGCCCGCGAGCTTCGCCGCCGGCTCGGCGAGAAGAGCCTGGAGCTCGACGAGGCGGTGAAGAGCCTCAGGGTCAAGGTGAGCGGCTGTTTCAACTCGTGCGGCCAGCATCACGTCGCCGACATCGGCTTTTATGGCGTCAACCGCAACGTCAACGGCTTCCAGGTGCCGCACTTCCAGGTCGTCCTGGGCGGTGTCTTCAGCGACAACGCCCGAGAGTACGGAGTCCCGATCGGCGCCGTCCCGTCGAAGCGGATACCGGAGGCGGTGGTCGCGATCGCCGATCACTACGTGCGGCGGCGTTCGAAGGGCGAGAGCTTTCAGGCGTTCGTTCGCCGGGTGGGAAAGCAGGAGATCAAGGGGCTGTTGCAGGAGCTCAGCGCGATCCCCGCCCACGACGCGGACGCTTCGTATTACACGGACTGGGGAGATCCGCGCGTGTTCACGCTCACCGACCTGGGGACCGGCGAATGCGCCGGCGAGGTGGTAAGCCAGGCGGAATTCGCACTCGCCGCCAGTGAGCGCGAGCTGTTCGAGGCGCAGTTGCTCATCGACACCGGGCGCATCGAGGAGGCCGTTAAAACCGCCTACGGCGCAATGCTCCGCGCCGCGCAGGGTCTGGTTCAGGCTCAGGGAACGGCGGCCGCGACAGAGGAGCGGGAAATCCTGGCCGAGTTCAGGCGGCGCTTTTGCGACACGCAGCTCTTTTGGGACAAATACGCGGGCGGGAAGTTCGCGGACTACCTTTTCAAGGCGAAGGAGCTCCTCGACAGCGGACGGATCGACGACGCCGATCGCGCCGTCCGGCTGTTGCAGGAGGCGCAGCTGTTCATCGACGCGGCCCGTAGCTGCCACGACCGGCTGCGAAGCGGCGGCGGATCCGCAGTATTCCCGGCGGCGCCGGCTCAGCCGGGCGCTTGACGAGCGGGGCATCGATGGAACTGCAGAAGCTCGCGGTGAAGCTGTTCACGACCGATCCCGGCCGTCCGCCGCTCGCGGATTTCATCGAGGTCTTTCATCGATGGATCCAGCAGGGCGAGGGAAACTACCACGACGTGGCTGACTACAGCCATATGCAGGGGGGGCCGGGAATCGTACTGGTGGCGTACGATGCCAATGTGAGCATCGACGAAACCGACAACCGGCGCGGGCTGCTCTACAGCCGCAAGGCTCGACTCGACGGCTCGAACCAGGAAATCCTTCGCGCGGTGCTGACGGCCGCGCTGGAGAATTGCCGGCGGCTGGAGGAAGAGCCGTTGTTCGGCGGAGTCGTCAGATTCTCGGGCAACGAGCTGCTCTTCTCGGTCAACGACCGCCTCGGCGCGCCCAACAACGACGAATGCTACGAGGCGCTGAAATCAGAGGTTGCGATTCTGGCCGGGCTGCTCTACCCGTGCGCGTCTCTCGGCTTCGATCGCGACCCGGACCCGCGCAAGCGGCTGAACCTCCGCCTCACGGCGCCGACGTCGCGGAGCGCCGTGGAGTTGCTGCAGGTACTCCGGCCCGCAAGCGAGAAAGACATTTTCCGAGGAATCTAGGATGGCCGACACCGATTTTGCCTGGGAGAACCTTGCCGCGGAGGAAGTCGTCGAGCAGGCGCTCCACCGCTTTTCTCCGGACATCGCGCTGGCGTGCTCGTTTCAGGCCGAGGAATCGATCCTGATCGACATGATGCACCGCTCGAGGGGGCCGGCGTTCCGCGTGTTCACGCTGGACACCGGGCGGCTCGATCAGGAGACCTACGACTGCATGGAGGCGATGCGCGCCCGGTACGG
The sequence above is a segment of the Candidatus Zixiibacteriota bacterium genome. Coding sequences within it:
- a CDS encoding hydroxyacid dehydrogenase, with protein sequence MALGRVLVEEFQTDVLKWLAERVELVIVNPWMEPERWELEVGRVDAVISRKGKITRDLMLASRGRLKIIARTGVGVDPSRVDLDAAKELKIWVTNMPGSNAVSVAELVFGQMIALARHTVEADRAVRQGKWGDYAKFTGVELAGKTLGIVGMGNIGTRVALRARAFEMGLLVFDPYIPESHVTALGGRFVGLEELLAASDFVTFHCPLTEETRGMVGADRLRLMKPTAYLLNAARGGIVDEGALCAVLAERAIAGAALDVVEHEPLAPDHPFLRLSNVILTPHIGAMTHEAAARGERGAAEEVIRVLRGERPKNPVFDLSDR
- the maiA gene encoding maleylacetoacetate isomerase yields the protein MKLYTFFRSSASYRVRIALNIKGLAYDQIPIHLRRGGGEQLGPSYRAVNPQGLVPALEDGGRVLIQSLAIIEYLEERYPRPPLLPRDPADRALVRAMALVIACEVHPIQNLRVLNFLRDRFHHSDEEVNAWARHWIDLGLSTLETMVVSVPSRGSFCFGGAPTMADICLIPQLGNARRFGCDLSRYPNLLEIERACMALPAFAAAAPEKQPDAE
- a CDS encoding nitrite/sulfite reductase; its protein translation is MKATPSWKEKLADRIAPELGREIDIFEQQMELRRQGKIDEKVFAETRLRRGIYGQRYDNGQRHDGIKVRKLNLSPGTLKGPDTLWDAPGMMRIKIPFGGLNPAQLETLAELSEEYSDGVAHVTTRQDFQFHFVHIEDTPALMRRLAAVGITTREACGNVVRNVTACPLAGVCRDEAFDVTPHAQACSKFLLGHPDTQDFGRKFKIAFSGCREHPCGLVTMHDVGAIARTRVIDGTEKRGFELYVGGGLGAVPYKAKLFDEFLPEEELLPTAQAISRVFARLGEKRNRQRARLKFLVAGLGIERFRDLVLDERRKLAFDPRWTAHLAREEPGECPLRPGAALDGGDRPPGFEAWYATNVYQQRQPGYAAATVTLPLGDISADQLRGLADIARRFVKDTLRTTVEQNILFRWVSEKDLPEFYRAIRAIGLGMPDAGTIVDVTACPGTDTCKLGIASSRGLARELRRRLGEKSLELDEAVKSLRVKVSGCFNSCGQHHVADIGFYGVNRNVNGFQVPHFQVVLGGVFSDNAREYGVPIGAVPSKRIPEAVVAIADHYVRRRSKGESFQAFVRRVGKQEIKGLLQELSAIPAHDADASYYTDWGDPRVFTLTDLGTGECAGEVVSQAEFALAASERELFEAQLLIDTGRIEEAVKTAYGAMLRAAQGLVQAQGTAAATEEREILAEFRRRFCDTQLFWDKYAGGKFADYLFKAKELLDSGRIDDADRAVRLLQEAQLFIDAARSCHDRLRSGGGSAVFPAAPAQPGA
- a CDS encoding YdcF family protein; translation: MFVAKQFLKSLIMPPVPWLLLLLAVLILWRRRWARTLLGLVLCLIVLLHSAPFGYLLRHPLESRYRPLLDPRRAEPYQAIVVLTGGILPAEGLIPFPTLEESMFRRLDEAWRLYRISPKPVIVSGGHVNPFTAPKNENQIARDYLIRWGVTPDHVIGEGQSRDTFESAVAVGKLLRERGWKRYLLVTSAVHMPRSMLVFRAKAPEPVPAPGDFSLGKQPLTPLDFFPTEGAARNIAASLHEYVGLVNYYWRVQYGEGS
- a CDS encoding metallophosphoesterase, with amino-acid sequence MTPPEPNTVILHSSDIHLGVDDSFDPGRGLRSLKLLKGVLAAGEAVSADIVVLAGDTFDNHRQPADLLHRAADIMRDYGRPIIVLPGNHDPLTPDSVYRRAGLATIPNVMILGLNVDNTVTFEALDLEIWGRPHMDYLDMSPLADPRPRRARWHLATAHGHYVDEPEEPGRLLGSWLIRHEDLVATGADYVALGHWNRAARVGNGEVVAHYSGSPEYEGTVNVVRLCPDRGVEVGRLPVR
- a CDS encoding Rrf2 family transcriptional regulator, encoding MKIGSKGYYGLLALAELAASYSSRRALQVKEIAKNQNIPTEYLGQIMVLLKRAGLVHGSRGPAGGYTLARPPELITIRDALRALEGPSLTIDISGQKSGLSPACQKVVEIWARGLRAMEQVLEESTIADLCRAKPDAYMFYI
- a CDS encoding thiamine pyrophosphate-requiring protein; its protein translation is MRVVDAICEILKHEGVEFLSCYPTNPLIEASARAGIRPIVCRQERVGVGIADGFTRVTNGRRIGVFTMQAGPGAENAFSGIATAYSDSVPILLLPVGYARSTAQVFHFFRSVQAYAPVTKWVEEITLARQVPEIMRRAFSYLKTGRPGPVLVEIPGDVAVEDVPADTDAYRPVRRAVSGPDPADVDLAARVLVEAKRPVIIAGQGVLYAEACEELRTLAELLQAPVTTPLEGKSAFPEHHPLSLGTGAGVMPRPVQVFLQKADVIFAVGASLTRHSIVAAPIPPGKIIIHATNDERDINKHYAADYPVLGDAKPVLRQLAQAVADRLGKERRDGSAVAAEIHQIREAWMAEWMPKLTSAERPINPYRVIWEFMKLFDPNGAIVSHDAGSPRNQLVPFYRAPAPRSYIGWGKSHALGTGLGLIMGAKLAAPDKFCVNFMGDAAFGMTGLDFETAVRCGIPVLTIVLNNNFMAAETVHMRDSHERFGTMNLGGNYADLAQSLGAWARRVEDPGEIAEALRLGRRVTDEGRPALLEFVTSRETRYARMQE